The genomic DNA TCGGCATGAAAAGCGATCTGAAGACAGGTACGAATGCGTCGTTCACAGGCGATGATTAACCGACGCAGACAAAATTGCAAACGGCATTATCAGCAACTGTCTGAAACGAAAAATATCTGTGTCACCAATGGTCAAATTCCATGCAGCCAAACTCAATTTATGCGTCACCGGAGGTTGATTTTGTGTCACCGGAACCATTTTCCTGGTTACCAGTTGGCAAACCCAGATACCAAAGAGGCCGAGATGCGTCGCTGACTGACTGTTGCTTGTCTATTTGACGGATCGCCGGGGGCGACACACCCGACGGCCCGAGATCAAGTGAAACTCCGATATTATTTGTGTTTACATCACTTTGACCGATGTGATAGATTCCGAGGTAGAGCTGATTTGTATGAGAATTCAGGAAATGCGGTCAGGCCTCGAGCATCTGAAAAAGAGAACCGAGCCCGAATCAGAAGAAAACTTCTTCGACTTTCGGTTGTCGCTGGAACCGGATCTTTCATGGCCGGACCCGACGGTTGAGGCAAAAAGCGAGCTCGACGAGCCGTGCTGGTCGCTGGTTTCGTTCGAACAGATCGAAGCCGGAGGGTTGACCTATCGGCAGGCTGCCGAGCTTATGTGGTTGCTCGACTCGCATGGCATCACCGGCCTGTGCGTCATCACCGACGAAGCCGCCGCACGCATGAAACGTTAAAATTCCAGCACGACCTTTCCAAAACTCTCGTTGGACTTCAAATAATTATAAGCAGCAACAACGTCATTGACGGGATAGACACGGTCGACATTAGGCTCGACCGTGCCGGCGATGAGCATTGGTAAAACGTCGTCGACAAAGTAACTTGTGGCTTCAGCCTTTTCTTCGTTTGAGCGGCCGCGAAGCGTCGTGCCAATAATACTCGCACGTTTTTGAAGCGCGATCCCGAGGTTGAATTGAGCCATTCGACCCGAAGTGAGGCCGACAAGTATCAGGCGGCCTTTCATAGCTAAGCTGGCGAGATTTAGTTCAAAATACGCCCCACCGACGAGGTCGAGAATTACATCGACTCCGCGTCCGCCGGTTTTCTCAAGAACAGCTTCGGCAAATTTGGTTTCCGAAGTTGCGATGCCAAGATCGAGCCCGAACTCGGAACATCTCTCTAGCTTTTGAGCGGTTCGTGAGGTGCCGAGGACCGTTGCTCCTTTCGCCTTGGCGATTTGCAAACCGGCAAGTCCGACACCGGAACCGACGGCGTGAATAAGCAGAGTTTTGCCTTCACTGAGGCCGCCGAGAGTGAAGACCGCGTCGTGCGCGGTGATGAACGCCTCGGGCACTGCGGCAGCGTGGATGAAACTCAGGTTCTCCGGAATTTGAGCTAACAGAGCCTCGTCGATGAGCAAAAGCTCAGCCTGCGATTCTCCGGCAACGATGCCAAAAACTCGGTCACCCGCTTTCCATTTGCAAACGTGATTTCCGACTTCAACAACCTCGCCGGCGAATTCAAGGCCTGGAATATTATTCGAATATCCGGCTGGCGGCGGGTACAACCCAGCGACTTGGAGCAGATCGGCTCGATTGAGGCCGGCGGTCTTCACGCGGACAAGAACCTGCGTGTTTTGGGGGGTTGCCGGATCGGGGATCTCACGGATCTCGAGGTTTTCGGGAGTTCCAAATTCGGTGATATATACGGCTTGCATTATTTAATCTTAGCTTCGATATCATTTGCTTTAAGTGAGTTGCCCGTTGCACGTTCTAGTTCGGCAATGGCTTTGTTAAGCTCGGTGCGGGCGCGAAGCTCGTTACTGCGTGCGGCGGCGAGGGCGGTTTGTCGTTCGAGCACTTTGTAAATATCTGATTGGCCTTCGTCGAGCTTTCGCTGCTCCGATTCATATTGTTTTGCCGTGTTCTCACGAGCGATCGCGGCTGCTCGTAGGCGGCCTTCCGAAGTGCGGACCGATTGGAGCGCATTTCGAACTTCGACCTGGATGCCTTGTTCGATCTGTTCCCGCTGCGTGTTAATGCGTTCCGCCTCGACTTTTGCTCGCCCAAGTTGGGCATTCGCGGTCTTATCGCCGAAAAGAGGAATGTTGAAATTGATGCCGAACCGCAGAACCGGATATCTGTTAGCAAAAACACCGCGAAATGGGCTGCCCGTGAGCAAAGCAAGATTCTCTTGCTGCTGAGCACAGCCAACAGGGTCGGGCGGCACTGTCGTACACGGCCCTGGAAACGTGGGATTAAAGCCCGGATTTTGGCTGCCGCCGACGCCGGCCGATGTATAACCGGCGGTGAAGTCGATCTGGGGTTTTTTCTGATCTCGATAGAGTCGTTGGTCGAGCAGATTGATATCTTTCTGGACCTTATTGATCTCCATCTCGGGCCTGTTTCCGAGCGCAAGGTCCATTGCCTCGGGCAGTGTGGTCCTTGGTATCTCTTTTTCGACGCTTTCGACCGGGGTCAAGGCCTGCCGCCATATCGAATTATTGCGGTTTGGTGAGATCAGGCTTTTGACGACATTTTCGGTCGTGTTCACAATGTTTAACGCGTCATAAACAGCTTGTTCAAAATTAGCGACCTGCGTTTCGGCGGCAACTATGTCGATCGGAGCAAGTTGGCCCTCCTCGACGAGGCGGCGGTTATGTTCGAGCTGAGACTTGGCGTCGCGAACGCCGTCACGTTGCACCTGTAAGTTTCGGAGCGCGTAGGCAAGATCCCAATACGCTTTCTCAACCGCCGCAACAACCTCGATCGAACGCTGGCGAAACTGCGTATCGGTCAGTTCAATATTGCGTTTGGCGATTTCGATAGTTCGGCGTCCAGCGTCGAATTTCCGTCCTCTGAACAAAGGCTGAGTAAGCGAAAATCCAAGACTCGAATTATATTGCGGGCTCAGGATGCTGATCGGATTATCCGTGGTCACGCGGGAATTGTTAAATGTTCCCGCCAGGACCGTACCAAATCGCGGAAGGTATCCCTGCACCGTCGCGTTGGCGATGAATGAACCCTGCGTGGTCTTCTGATTATTGCTGAAAATACTGACGTTCGGCGTCGTCGCCCGTTCGTAGTACGACTGGCCCGAAAGCCTCGGCTGAAAGATTCCGCCGGTGCTGCGAAGGTCCCATTCGGCGATCGCCGATGATTTGCGAGCGACTTCGATATCGCGGTTGTTTTCGAGTGCGAGCTCGATCGCTTCGCGCAATGTGAGCGGTTTTTGGTCCGTCATATCGACGCCAACGCGGCCAAGATCCGGAAGCGAACGATCATCCGAACTGTATTTTGCAGCGACCTCGGGAACTCCTAAGATATTTTCCGGCGCGACATTTTGGACGTCGCTCACGGCAGGCGTCGGCGTCGGGCTCTGAGCCAGAGCCTCGCTGCCGGCTGCAATCAGCAATGCCAATATGATTAAGTATAAATGCCGTTTCATAAAAATTACTGCTTCGAAAGCAGCGAGCTCGCGGCGGTCGAGAATTTGCGTTTTGCCCCACCGAATATCCAGGTCGCGAACCGGTTCACGTACCGGAAAAGCCGCATCTCAGCAAGATCGTCAAAGATCGAATAAAACACTGGTACCGCCAGCAAAGTGAGCAGCAGACAAAGTGACTGCCCGCCGACGACAAGCACGCCGATCGAGCGATTAGTGCCGGAGCCTGCACCGGTCGAGACTACTAGCGGGATCATCCCGGCAACCAGCGCAATGGTTGTCATCAGGATCGGACGGAGACGATCGCGATTTGCCTGAATGATAGCTTCGTAACGGTTCATTCCTTTCGAACGAAGGCCATTCGTGTGGTCGATCTGCAAGATCGCGTTCTTTTTAACTACGCCGAAGAGCAGTAGCAGTCCGAGGCCGGAAAAGATGTTTACCGTCTGCCCGGCGACGAGCAGGCTAAAAATGCCGAATGGTACCGAGAGCGGCAGAGTCAGCAAGATTGTGACCGGGTGGATGAACGACTCGAACTGAGCCGCCAGCACGATGTACATAAAAATGAATGACAACGCGAAGGCTAGCAGGAAGTAAAAACCCGCTTTGCCCATTTCCTTAGACTGGCCAACATAGCCGGTCCGATAGCCTTTCGGCAGATTGAGCTCTTTTATGTAGCTGTCGATCGCCGAGGTAATACTCGCAGCCGAACCACCTGGTCTTGTGTTCGCGAGCAGAGTGACCTGACGCTGTCGATTTGTCCGATCTACCGAACTCGGCCCCGTACCGGGTTTTGGCTTCACTACGCGGTCGAGCGTGACCCAACCGACCTTTGCCGACGGTACGATCATTCGGCTCAGCCCTTCGGTATCTGATCGGAACGAATTTATCGCCCGTACTCGCACCTCGTATTGATCAGTACCGGCGTTGAATGTGGTCGCCTGTTGTCCGGCAACAAGCGTATTCAGTGCTTGCGAGATATCGCCCACCCGAACACCCAGATCCGCGGCCGTATCGCGATCGATCTCGAGCTGAACCTCGGGCTTGCCGCTCACGAGCGTTGAGTCGACGTCGACAGCATCCGGGATCGACTTCATCTTCTCCATGATCTTTGTCGAATACTCTTCGAGCTTTTTGAGATCGGGGCCGGCTATCAGGAACTGAACGTTCGCACTGCGAAATCCCCCGCCTGAGAATGCCTGCACGGGCTGAACGCCGGTTCGGAGATCGGCCGGAAAATTCTTGAGCAGATCTCGCGTGGCGGCCATGAGATCTTCCTGCGATTTTGTGCGGGCTTTGATATCGCTTAACTTAACGTAGATCGAGCCCGAGTTAACGACCTGAGCCTGCCCTCCGCCGACGGTTGATAGCGTATCGGTAACGCCCGGCATTTTACGGATCTCGGAAGCGATGCGTTCGAAGATCTGCGACGTTGCACTTATACTCGAACCCTCGGGGGCGCGCACCGTGACCTCAAATTGCGACTGGTCGTCTACCGGTAAAAAGTTCTTACCGACATATGTGAATAACGGAACGATGCTCAAGAACACGAGGATGCAGAGCGTCACGATAACCCAGCGATGACCCATCGAAAATCGAAGCAAATAGGTGTAAAAACGATCTACAGCACGGAACCAACCGGTGTAATGGCTGTCGGATTCGCTCTTTGGTTCGAGCATTCCGTCGCCTTTATTTCTTCGATTTCCTTAGCTTTCTTCTCTTTCTTATGTTTGATCAAGCGAGCCGCTAGCATTGGCGTGAGCGTAAATGACACGATCAACGAGACCAAAACCGCAAACGATGCCGTCAAACCAAAACTCGACATAAAGCGGCCGACTATGCCCTGCATAAATCCGATCGGCACAAAAACTGCCATCAGCGAAAGCGTCGTTGCTAGTACCGCCATACCGATCTCACGTGTGCCCTCGATCGCCGCTTGGAATGGGTTCATGCCCTTTTCTTCGACAAAGCGATATATGTTCTCAAGCACAACGATCGCGTCATCGATGACGATACCGACCATCAGCGTAAGCGAAAGCATCGTGATCGAATTGAGTGTGTAGCCCATCGCGTACATCAATCCGAAAGTCGAAATGATGGAAGTAGGGATCGCAAGTGCGGCAATAAAGGTCGTTCGGAAACTCCATAGAAAGAAGAAGACCACGATCGCCGCGAGGATCGATCCGACCACAAGGTGCTCTTCGATCGCATGGAGCGAGTTTTCGATAAACACGGAGTTGTCACCGATGATCCTCATTTGGAAGCCCGGCGGCAGTGTAGGTTCGATCTCTTTGAGGCGCTCTTTTATCTCATGGGCAACTGCAACGGTGTTCTGGCCCGACTGCTTTGCGACGATGAGTGTTACGGCCGGCGATCCGTTGAGGCGGGCCTCGGACCGAACTTCTTCGGCGCCGTCTTCGACGTAGCCGATATCCTTGACCTTAACCTGATAAGTGCCGCGAGTGGCCACAACGATGTTGTTAAATTCCTCTGGCTTCTGGATCTTTCCGACTGTGCGGACGCTCGTTTCCTTTTGCCCCTCGTCCAGCCGCCCCGAAGGGAACTCCATGTTCTGAATCTTTAAGGCACCCGAAACTTCGGCCGGAGTTACGTTGTACGAACGCATTTTGTCAGGATCTACCCAGACATTGATCTGCCGTTCGGCTCCACCAATGATGGTGATCTGGCCAACTCCGTTGATCGATTCGATGCGTTCCTTGATCTGGTTCTTGGCGACCTCTGTCACATCACGAAGTGATTTCGGGGCGGAAACTGAAATGCGCAGAACAGGTGCGGCGTCTGTGTCGAGCTTTTGTACTGTCGGCTGTTCGGCGGTCTCCGGCAAGTTTGGAATCACCGTTTGGACGCGATTCTCAACCTCCTGAGCTGCAACGTTCACGTCCTTTTCAAGAACAAACTGGACGAATACCTGTGTGATGCCTTCGACCGAGCTGGAGCGGAGTTCGTCGATACCGGAAATTGTGTTGACTGCCTCTTCAATCTTTTCTGTGACCTCGGTCTCCATTTCCTGGGGCGAAGCACCGGGATTGATCACCGTGATGGTAATTGTCGGGAAGTCGATCTTCGGAAATAGATCCACGCCGAGGCTCAAAAACGAAAATGCACCGACAACCACGAGCGACAGGATCAACATCGTGGCAAAAACCGGACGCTTTACACAAACTTCAGCAAGCCATTGCATACATCATTACCCCTAGTTCATTTGCCTGACGAGCACGCCGTCGTACAGTGTGTTGACATTACTTGTGGCCACTACGTCGCCCTCGGCGATGCCGGTTTTGATCTGGATCATACCGTTTTCTAGCAATCCGGTTTGGACCAGAACTTCACGTGCGGCACCGTCTTTCACTATGTAGACCTTGTTGATATCGCCTTCGGCTTTAACAGCCGTCACAGGGACCATAATGGCCGGTTCGGGCTTTGACTGAGTTATCCGGACGGTCGCGAACTGTCCCGGCTTGAGTAGACCTTCGCCGTTATCGACCTCTGCCTCGACAACGAGAGTACGGGCGGTCACGTTTACATTCGGTAGAATTCGGACGACAGTTCCGGCAAAATTTCGATCTGGATATGCACTGGTTTGAAGTGAGATGCCTTGGCCGACGGCGACCCTGCCGATCGATTGTTCGGGAACATCGATACGCATACGCAGACTCGATGTCCGAACGATAGTACCGATCTTTGTATTTGGAGCCTGTGGCGAAAGGTATTCGCCGGGATCGGCGGTTCGCTCAGAAACATAGCCGCTGATCGGTGCGTAGATCGCGGTGTCGCTGACGGCTTTGCGGGCCTGTTCGACCTGAGTTTGAGCCGTGGCGACCGCCGATTTTGCGGCGGCGACCTGGGCTTCTGCCGAATTGATCGCTCTAACTGCGACTGCCGCGTTCGATCGGGCTTCGTCGAGTTGGCCAAGCAGCGAATCGCGGGTCGCACGACGTTGATCGAGTATCGATTTGGAAACATCGCCGGTATCGAACAGACGCTGGGTACGGGCTAGTTCCTTTTCCGCCAGTGTTAGGTTCGCGTTGACCGATTTGACCTGCGAAAAGGTCTCTATATTGAACGATTGTCCATCCTTGAGCCCAAGTCTGATCTGTGCTTGCCTAAGTGCCGCGATGGCCGTATCTACCGCACGACGCTGCTGAACGACCTGTGCCTCGGCCTGTTCAAGCCTGATCTGAGCGTCACGCGGGTCTAGTTTGACCATTATGCTGCCCTTGGTGACGTAGCTGCCGACATCAAAATTGACTTCGAGAACCTTGCCCGCCACGACAGGGGCGACATCCGTCTGAGCGTCGCTCGCCAAATTGCCGGTCGCCTCAAAATAGGTCGGGATCGGCCGGCTGACAGCCTGTGTGGTCGTCACATCGACGGTAGTTGGCTGGTTGCTCGCGTTCGCATTCGTATTCGCCGTTTTCGATCCGCAACCGGCTGCGGTCAGGACCGCCGTCAGGACCGAGATGGCCAAGGTTGTACTTGCTTTCTTAACTCTCATGATAATTGTCGTTTTAGCTAAACTTACGACCTGATCCCGCGGAGCAGGATCTCTGCAAAATTCCTCGCGGCATCTTCGTTCGAGATATCTAGGATCACACGCTTCTTATCCCACAAAATGTTGTTCAGTGAATGGTGTATCAACATTCCGAGGAATGCCCGGACGGCGATCCTCGGGTTCATTTCACGAAAGGCACCGTCACGCTGACGTTCTTCGATATAGCTGCCGATGAACTGGTAGATCTTTTCGATGAACTCGTGAAAGAACCGCTCGGCCAGCTCGTGTTCCTCGAGCGCCGAATAGAACAAGAGCCGCATAAAGCCCTCGTCAGCCTGGTGTTTTTTCAATGCGTCAAACGCAATGTTATAAAATACGGCAAAGTCGTCTTTTTGTTCGATCGCGGCCTTAAGAACTTCGTTCTCTTCCCAGGGAAAGCGGTGAACACCGTCCTGACAGCCCTTTGTATCGAGGATCGCACCGTAAAGGGCGTCCTTGTTCTCAAAATGGCGAAATACCATCGCCTCCGAAACACCAGCCACACGTGCGATCTCTTTGGTCGTCGTGCCCTTAAAACCTCGCTGCGAAAACAGGTTGACAGCCGTCTGTAAGATCTGCTCGCGTCGTTCGTCGCCTTTCATTCGGCCAACGTGGTCACATTTGAAAAAATCTTTGATCAAATTTATACTCTCTACTTAAGTAAGTAAGCACTTACTAATTTCGTAAGATTCTCATTTTGGGATTCAGCTTGTCAAGATAAAATCGTGATAAGAATCACAAGCGTGCGAATTTGCGAACAAAGAAGGCGTCAAATTCGTTACAACCAATAGCGAAACAGCCTCATCTGAAATGTCGCTTTAATTGATATCAATACTCGGAGGTAGGATTTAATATGTCGGAATTTGAAGCAGAAGTTAAAAAAGCAGAACAGGAATTGGAACAGAGCCTCGTGCCGGTCGGCGGCACAGGTGACGACAAGAGCGGTTTTATCGACGACGAATTTTTAGGAGATCTAAAGATGCAGGCACAGGAATACGGACAGAAAATTCAGGACGCGGCGTCGAAGGCAAAGGATTTTGCCAGCGACAAGTTTTCGGCAGCCGGCGATAAGTTCAAAGAGATCTCGGCGAAGGATCCGAAAGAGTTGATCGAGGACGCAAAGGAATTTGCCCGCCAAAAACCGGGACAAACGATCCTCATTTCAGCCGCAGTCGGCGTAGTGCTCGGATTGCTGCTCCGCGGCGGACGAAAATCGTAAGATCGATCATTTGAAGTTAATAGGGCCGCATCTCGACGAGATGCGGCCTTTTTCATTTGGCAATCACTCCGGCCTTCCGTGTTGATAGGTGTCAGTAAAATATGCAATCTTTGCTTCGTATAATATTCTTATTGAAACCCTGCGAAAGAGACAGGCAGGCAATTTGAGATCAAATGAAAAAACTAATCGAGTGCGTTCCAAATTTTAGCGAAGGGCGCGATATCACGGTGATCACGCAGATCACCGATGTGGTCGAAAAGATCGATGGCGTTAAGCTGCTGGACGTAGATCCGGGCTACTCGACGAACCGGACGGTCGTGACGTTCGTCGGGACGCCGGACGAGGTCGCCGAGGCGGCTTTTCAGGCTGTCAAAAAGGCTCAGGAACTGATCGACATGCGGCGGCACAAGGGCGATCATCCGAGGTTTGGTGCGACAGATGTGCTGCCGCTGATTCCGATCTCGGGCGTGACAATGGAGGAGACCGCCGAACTCGCTCGTAAATTAGGCGAGCGGATCGGCACCGAACTCGGCTTTCCGGTCTATGCGTATGAGAATGCCGCGACCGAAGAGAAACGCCGGAACCTCGCAAATTGCCGTGAGGGCGAGTATGAAGGGCTAAGGGACAAGATCGCGTCCGCAGAGTGGAAGCCGGATTTTGGGCCGACGGAATTTAATGAGTCGGTCGCGCGATCAGGTGCGGTGGCGGTAGGGGCGAGAGATTTTCTGATCGCGGTCAATTTTAATCTCAACACGACCTCGACTCGCCGAGCGAATGCGATCGCTTTTGACGTTCGTGAGAAAGGCCGCACTTTGCGCGAGGGAAATCCGATCACCGGCAAGATCGTCAAGGATGAGAACGGCGAACCCGTGATGATCCCCGGAACGCTCAAAGGAACCAAAGCGATCGGCTGGTATATCGCGGAATACGGCATCGCACAGGTTTCGATGAATATCACGAATCTGAGCGAGACGCCGCTGCACGTGGCGTTTGACGAGGTGAGCGAAAAGGCACGGCAACGCGGGCTGCGAGTGACGGGGCTCGAGATCGTCGGGCTTGTACCGAAAAAGGCGATCATCGACGCCGGTAAGTATTATCTGACCAAACAGGGCCGCTCGCTCGGCGTGACCGAGGCTGAGATCATCAAGATCGCTATTAAATCGATGGGCCTCGACGACCTCAAGCCGTTCGATCCGCAGGAGAAGATCATCGAATACAACATTGCGGCCGAGTACAAGACGGACAGCCTCGTCGATATGACGTGCCGTGCATTTGCCGACGAAACGGCGTCCGAATCGCCGGCTCCAGGGGGCGGTTCGATCGCGGCATACATGGGAGCTCTCGGCGCGGCCCTCGCGACGATGGTCGCGAACCTCTCGTCGCACAAAGCCGGTTGGGACGACCGCTGGCAGGAGTTTTCAGATTGGGCCGTTAAAGGGCAGCAGATCAAAGACGAACTCTTGTCGTTGGTCGATGAGGACACCAACGCGTTTAACAAGGTGATGGACGCATTCGGCCTGCCGAAGACGACCGACGAGGAAATGGCGGCCCGAACGGCGGCTATTCAATCGGCGACGAGATACGCGACCGAGATACCATTTCGGACGATGGAACGGACATTTGACGCGTTTGAGATCATCAAGGAGATGGCGGAGCACGGCAATCCGAACTCGGCTTCGGACGCCGGAGTCGGTGCGTTGTGTGCCCGTGCGGCTGTGATGGGTGCTTATCTAAACGTCAAGACCAACGCGGCCGGCCTGAAGGATCGCGAGTTTGCCGATGACCTGGTCGCCCGCGGTGCGGAGATCGAACGGCGAGCGAACGAACTTGAAGCCGAGATCATGGCGATCGTTAACTCGAAGTTCTGACACCGTTAGATCTTTGCTCGTTCGTACTGTGCAAATAGCCGTGTGATCTCGGCGTTTAGTTTAGCTTTTGCGGCGAGGTCGGTGGTGCGGTCGCGCTGTTTTACGAGTTCTTCGATCTGAGCAGCGATGATCTCGAGTTTGGTCTCAGGTTTCTTGGGTTTCGGGACGTTGTATTTATTGTCCATGGCTGGCAGTGGTCAGTGTTTAGTGGTCAGAGTAAAGAATAAGCCGTACCGGACCTTTGTGGTTCGGTACGGCCTTTTTGAATTAACTGACAACAAGCAGTTAGCTTTGCGAGTGGATCAGGCGGCGGGTCTGGTCGCCGAAAAGCACGTCAATTTTGTGCGGTTCGATGACGGCCGTGACTTCGCCGTGGCCGAATTTAGTGTGCATCATCGCCTGTCCCTTTCGGTATTTGCGTGTGCGGTCATAGTCCGAGGCGGCCTTGGCACGGCCGACGCTGACTGCGGTCTTAACGCCGCGGCTGAACGTCGAGGCCGTTCCGCATTCGGAACAAACTGCTTTCGTGATCTTACCTTGCTTGGTAACCGTTTCGATGTTGTGATCTTTCTCGACGTCACATGCAGAGCACATCATTTCGAGTGTATCGCCAACTTCGTACTTCTTTGTCAACATATTTGTCTACCTTCCCTATTTCTATCTATGGCGACGCTGCCTGAACTGACGAAAGTTCTTTTTGCCCGGAGCGGAGCTCGTCGCAACCGAAGCGAGCATTTGTCCGCCAAATTCGGGGTGGAATACACGCTCGACCTTTTCGCCTGTCAATTTTTCGATGGCACGCATCGAATGTTCCTCGGCGATCGTAAACAGCGTGATCGCACGTCCCGTTTTTCCGGCTCGTCCGGTACGCCCGATACGGTGGACGTAGTCCTCCGCAACCTCGGGTATATCATAGTTTATCACATGCGAGACCGAATCGATATCGATTCCGCGGGCAGCAACGTCGGTAGCGACGAGGATGCTCGTGTGGCCCGATTTGAAGCTGCGAAGTGCGGCCTCACGCTGCGACTGTGAACGGTCGCCGTGGATGCGGTTCGATTTGTGCGAACGAGCCTCCAGGATGTGTGCGAGACGGTCGGCACCGCGTTTTGTGCGGGTGAAGACCAGGACGCGTTCGAAATCTTCTTTCTCGAGCAGGTCGAGCAGGAGAACGGTTTTCGACTGAGCAGCGACAGGATATGCCGTCTGTTCGATCAGCATCGCGGCCTTGCCGCGGGGGCTGACCTCGATGTATACAGGATCTTCGAGCATCGGCGTTGCGATACGTTCGATCTCGTTCGACATCGTTGCCGAGAAGAAAAGTGTTTGACGCTTCGCAGGTATTACCTTAGAGATGCGTTTGATCGCCGGCAGAAAGCCCATATCGAGCATGCGGTCGGCTTCGTCGAGGACGAGGCAGGTCAATTTCGAAAAATTGAGCATTCCCTGGTCCATAAAATCGATCAGGCGGCCGGGCGTGGCGATGATGATATCAACACCGCGGCGAAGGGCCTGGATCTGTTTGTTATAACCGGCACCGCCGATGATCGCCGTGCAGCTGACACCCTTGGGTGCGAACTGGCGGCAAGCGGCCTCGGTCTGGTTAGCAAGCTCGCGCGTCGGCGAGAGAATGAGAACGCTCGTGCCGCGTCGATTCTTATCGGCGGCGAGGTTCTGAAGTATGGGAAGCAGGAACGCTGCGGTTTTGCCTGTACCGGTTTCGGCACAAGCCATGATGTCGCGGCCTTCGAGTACAACAGGAATAGCCTGTTCTTGGATCGGTGTAGGCTGTGTATAGCCCATCTGCTCACATTTGTCGGTATAAACCGGCAGCAAGCCTAAATCTTTAAAAGTCATTTGTAATTAAAAAATCTCTAGATCAACTAAAGGTTCGCGTAGGTTTTGAGTGCACGCATTCAGGTGCATCGATCGAATGTGCCTACAAACGCAGTGTACACAGACGAATATCCAACATGAGTTGGAACTCTAAACAAATCTTCAGGATGTAATAAGAAGTACTAACGCGGAGTGATCTTCAGTCTAACGGTGAAAACGAAGGAACCTACGTTCGAGGGGCGTGCATTCATTGTGCGAACCCGCTTCTAACTAGTCGTAACGACCCGTCTCTCGAACTATCCATTACGCTTAAACATATAAGCGACTTTACCGTCGATGAATGAGATACGGAATTATCAAACTATGAGACTAGCGCGTCCGCAGATAAATAGCAAGCTAATTATTTATCCCCAACTCGGCACGGAATAAACGCCGGGACAGCAGTTGCGAGGAGACGCTGATTTCCGGACGGTTTTTTGCCTCGAACTGCCGTCATTTATACCCATCGATCCGAAACGTGATCGTGCCTTGTGACCAGACCTGTTCCGCTTGTCCCGCTCTTGTCCCACTGTTTTTCAGC from Acidobacteriota bacterium includes the following:
- a CDS encoding TetR/AcrR family transcriptional regulator — encoded protein: MIKDFFKCDHVGRMKGDERREQILQTAVNLFSQRGFKGTTTKEIARVAGVSEAMVFRHFENKDALYGAILDTKGCQDGVHRFPWEENEVLKAAIEQKDDFAVFYNIAFDALKKHQADEGFMRLLFYSALEEHELAERFFHEFIEKIYQFIGSYIEERQRDGAFREMNPRIAVRAFLGMLIHHSLNNILWDKKRVILDISNEDAARNFAEILLRGIRS
- the ftcD gene encoding glutamate formimidoyltransferase, which gives rise to MKKLIECVPNFSEGRDITVITQITDVVEKIDGVKLLDVDPGYSTNRTVVTFVGTPDEVAEAAFQAVKKAQELIDMRRHKGDHPRFGATDVLPLIPISGVTMEETAELARKLGERIGTELGFPVYAYENAATEEKRRNLANCREGEYEGLRDKIASAEWKPDFGPTEFNESVARSGAVAVGARDFLIAVNFNLNTTSTRRANAIAFDVREKGRTLREGNPITGKIVKDENGEPVMIPGTLKGTKAIGWYIAEYGIAQVSMNITNLSETPLHVAFDEVSEKARQRGLRVTGLEIVGLVPKKAIIDAGKYYLTKQGRSLGVTEAEIIKIAIKSMGLDDLKPFDPQEKIIEYNIAAEYKTDSLVDMTCRAFADETASESPAPGGGSIAAYMGALGAALATMVANLSSHKAGWDDRWQEFSDWAVKGQQIKDELLSLVDEDTNAFNKVMDAFGLPKTTDEEMAARTAAIQSATRYATEIPFRTMERTFDAFEIIKEMAEHGNPNSASDAGVGALCARAAVMGAYLNVKTNAAGLKDREFADDLVARGAEIERRANELEAEIMAIVNSKF
- a CDS encoding DEAD/DEAH box helicase; protein product: MTFKDLGLLPVYTDKCEQMGYTQPTPIQEQAIPVVLEGRDIMACAETGTGKTAAFLLPILQNLAADKNRRGTSVLILSPTRELANQTEAACRQFAPKGVSCTAIIGGAGYNKQIQALRRGVDIIIATPGRLIDFMDQGMLNFSKLTCLVLDEADRMLDMGFLPAIKRISKVIPAKRQTLFFSATMSNEIERIATPMLEDPVYIEVSPRGKAAMLIEQTAYPVAAQSKTVLLLDLLEKEDFERVLVFTRTKRGADRLAHILEARSHKSNRIHGDRSQSQREAALRSFKSGHTSILVATDVAARGIDIDSVSHVINYDIPEVAEDYVHRIGRTGRAGKTGRAITLFTIAEEHSMRAIEKLTGEKVERVFHPEFGGQMLASVATSSAPGKKNFRQFRQRRHR